One Carya illinoinensis cultivar Pawnee chromosome 5, C.illinoinensisPawnee_v1, whole genome shotgun sequence genomic window, TCTTTTACGCAATGTGTTTTAATTGCTGGCTGAATCTGCACTCAATATTCTTCGTTTTCCACTGTGAGAaggaattaaataaataagtaatataaATCCTTTCAGAAGGAATAGGATCTAGTGAAGACTTTCCTCCATGTTTTCCAGCTTAGAGACCGAGCCATAGCACTCAAGGCTAAAGAATGCTTGAAGTCTGATCTTAGAGAAGTCGAATTTGGTGGTGGTGATGATGGGGGTTGTGACGATTCTTCTAATATTTTGATCATGTTGTCTTCTGGATTCCAAAATCGtgcttcttttctctttccccTTATGGTTGCTAACACATTGTACTTGTTACAAATTCCCCACACGGTCACCTTCTGTTGATTATAATCCACATTTACTGAGTATATCCCTGCCATTAcatatgatattattaattaaattggtTGCTAAACTATGGTGATTCGAGTAAATTATCAAACTAAgttttatcatttaatataagttttcaaataaacaataatttatCACAGCATCAAAGTAGTGTacatatgtgtgtatatatatatatttacaaatttctctctctctctctctctctctctctctctatatatatatatatatatagagtatgaACCTACTCCAACTGATCtataatttttgaaaaggaaaaaattgtcTGTTTTATAATTTGAACGTTTTGCCCTTTTGGGACACCAAAAAGCCATGCATTTCGTTTACTCtcgatttcatttttatttgacTAGACCTCCTGGTGAAAAAAGTTTAGGGGGTTGCAGTTCTTATCCACAATCGACCCACTTATAATGCAAAGGATCACGGTGGGTAAGCAATGATGATGGTGTCAGTAAAGCGAAGGCCCAAAAAAGCAATATTGATTGCGGCCTAATTTTTGGGGTGGACCTTCTTCCTCGACAAATGGGGCGATTGAGTTTTTGGACCTAACAGATGCACGAATTTGGTGTTACTAATGACATATacaataatgtatatatatatatatatatctcatacAGACATCATTGACACTGCTATCTATGCTACTGTGCCAGTTTTCTTTTACATATGCACGTTTTTCGTTTCTGTGTATGGACTAGGGAGTGACTGTCGATGTATTCATTAACTTAAGGAAGTGGTCCAATCCCATTATCACATATATGAGATGGTGCATGCATGCTATGATCTGCTAGTTTTCTGATTTATGGACCAGCTGGGGAAATGATAACATCATACAggtaaatatatgtatatgtatgtatgtatgtatgtatgtatgtatgtatgggcTTACGGCCAGTGTTTAACTTCCAAGAATATTTCTGACTTGATCTTGGTAATCAAATTTGGCAGAAACAAGAGTTATATTAGATGGTTTGGTATTGTGCATCTCAAAGAATCTTGGGAATGTGGAGATGGAATTCAATTGATTCAGTAGTGTTGTTACCTCTTGGTTTAAGTGAATGGGTTGGTTGATGCGTATTGGGAGTTGGATGTTTGGCAGGAGATTGAAGCTGTAAGAATTATGCTTAATGAACAGTTTCGACATGTGTGTAGAGAAGCCAACCAAATTGCTGATTTTCAGCTGGCAACTAGGGGTACTTCGTCTGTGTTTGTGTGGATGTAAAACAAGTTCCTAAAGAGGTTATGGGCCGGTTTTCTGAGGCTTGAAAGAGCTGGTTTTGCTTACATGATATGTAAATGAGTTTTTGTGTGAGTTTTCATGTCCTTCATGTACGGTTATGTGTGTATATGGTACTTTGAGAAGTAATATATCTATAAAATGatcttatatataaaacaaccTTATAACTGATGTGAATCAATGTAaaacgttagatttattttataataaaatgagttttacaATCTGAACTATCACATGATCAGTTTACAACAAGTATTAATTCTCCAACTATTTTTTGCTCGGGTGtttttgtctttgttttttatttttgtttgtttgtgtttTGGTTATAACAAGGACCCtgggattaattatattttagcttaatTGAAAATAGATGCTCATGCCCATAACTTCATGAcaagaaactatatatatatatatatatatcacttacAAACGACAACAAAAAACAAGTAGTATTCATGATCTGCCGATCAACTTAAGTAAAACAACCTCATGATCACGACCTTGCATATCAAAATGTTTAAAGAAACAGAACTTTAAAATAATGGTGCATGAatgctatatatagtttatCTGCAAAAACTACACAACTGGTCTATTGATTATGTTGCAGTTAGAAATATACATGGGAGTTCTTTGAAGTACTTTACCTTTGAGATGGGATAAggtcttctttattttcttctcacACCCATAAGAATACAGAGGCACCATCATCTCCACGTACTGTGCTTCCACATTCTTGGAAGCAGGAACTATCTGCATGTCCGCCATTAATGAAAGCTAGCACAAGTTAACACGCATCCAAATAACGTACTGCTCTgtgcttttattattttatatccaCAGCGATTTGGATTCTTGTTGCTTCCGAACTATAAGTTGGTAATTGATGGTTATTATTTCAGTTATCGAATGCCTTATATGGGATTAATAGCACATAGATTAAGGACGACTAAGatcattatatatgattatatccAAGATTCCCCAGAAAAGAAAGTTGCCCTttcctttacattttttttttttttcatgacgTCTTGAGTTGGTTGAAGAGGATTATGCTCTGATCAATTAAAGAGACTTTGGTTGGGGATCATAATTTCTTGTTTCGAATGAATATGGGGTGATGACTTGGATGATGAGTGCAAAGCTGTGTCATCATCTTTTCTGGGTAACCAAAAGTTCATTGCATCTGATCTCCGGCCTTTTCGTGGGGGGTTCGATGCTACAAGTCATAGATGTTGGCTCCCATGTGGGTTGTTTTCCTTATCAACGAAGCTCGATCGATTTCTGCTCATTGGGAAACTTGAGatcataaataaaaactaaagtaTTAAAGTACAATATTAATTTAGAGTTGTTTCTCTTTCTCCACAAGCAAACATGCATGTTCCGTTTTGATGTTTCATTTTCTACACTCATTGGATTATAACATGccccatgcatgcattaatCTTTTCTCCAGATGACAACCTTTACCTCGTAAGAATATTTGGAGAAATAAGACAATGTCAAGAGTATGATCATTCTTTGTTTGATTAATGTAGTAATGAACTGACATTTGCATCATGATCACGTGTAAGCAAGGTTGAGAACTAAACATCAATCATGATCATGACCTTTTACTTTATTACAAGGTGATGACTAGGGATTAATGATtgaatcaattaatattttgcGCATGCATTTGGAGTTGAGTGGGTCATAGCCTGGCAATaggtacaatttttttttttttaaattaaggattaaaactaatattaatataagagGAAGGGACAGAGGGTTCTAACAAAAATCCGATCATATATACAGTACTTTAGATGAAAGAGGCAATTTAGgacaaatatagttgcaagcacaattgtgcactaatctgtgcaccaatgtgatgtgattggtcaaaaagtagattttattgaaaacagtgttaatttaaattttaagtatgaataaatcagtgttggtacacagattagtgcgcaactgtgcttgtatgtagcaaaatttgGCAATTTAATTGAGTACTAATGGTAGCTAGAGACAAACCTAGCCTCGTTTAgatttaaaaagtatttcttatcttctcatctcattattataatttttttaaatttttacataaaatataataaataatttaatttttttcaaatctcaaaataaagatagtaatattttattcaatttttatcttttatctaaaattatctcatttcatctcatgtcTAAATTCAAATCAGCTCTAAATGTACAGATCTTATgcaaatcttttataaaaaaaagtatatttcgttttttttttaaattgaacagTTTATCTGAGTACTAGAAGCTACTTAATTGGTAGTGGTAAAAAAAAGTAGGCTGATACTTCTTCACTTGTATAGGATTAGTCAACAAATGAATTAGCTGTTCTAtgctttttatgtttttgctttCTTGAGTTctattattcactttttaattttattttatatattaactacATGATAAATGAATCCTTCGATTCCTATAACTTTATATCTTTGCGTAGAGGACGGCCATAGGATATATAAaagtttatatattaaaaaaaagagtgcTATTAGGGTGCCACCCAGTAGTCACTGTTGGGCGTGCCTTTAGATAAAattcatctttttaatttttttcatttttttatttatatttttttaacacttttaaatatttttaaaaatatataaaaaaaatattaattcactaatagtcacttctttaattaataagtaaatttttaaaaaaaaaaattaaatacatgagcaGTTAAAATAAATGGACAAAGTAGCGTTATtcataataaaaactaaaagacTACTTAAAAACGTACATAAATGTATAGGAAGTTTCAagtttgaatgtaaaataaaaaataaaaaaaattaacattaaaCATGTGAATTGATCTCAGTTTTCTTTCAACAAATAAAGATCATTAATTATTACATTCCTTGCCAATATAGACTAGcaaataatttataagaaagttttcatttattaatttgttttgaaaCCTTATCTTAAGTACactattaaaaattgaaaaagttcattcaatttatttttattttgaaatgtaGTCTTAGCAATGTTTATGACTTAAAGTTTCTGGCTTATCCATATTGTTCAACtaagttttcaaaataaaatataaaggaaatgacccatgaaatttcatattattatatttaaaactaatttcaacatacatacaacataataaatcaaattaaaaaaaaaaaaaaaaaaaaaaaaaaaaaaaaaagcttaggCATACACGATAAATCAATGagcatatatatgattaatttatgaaaaataaaacatgtttgGAATTGAAAAAATTCACATCCAATAcccttttccttttatttttacataattttagattaaattaataaaaaatctaaatttgagGGGGGCCCGTTCCCCTAATTTCATCCCTGGATTTATGCATTGAAAAATACATGAAGAGAtacaataaatacataaatactactgtttgtatatatattcttgtaagaaatgttttaactataaattaaagaattttataaaaataaactcataagttaatatgattaaatataaaattagatattaatttataaatttatttttataaaaaaatgtttatagaTTTTCTCTTGGcctgaattttatttcattataagGAGCATTTTTCAATTGTGGGTGTACCACGAGATGGTTTCCGTATAACtgtaaaaagatttttatttttatttttttttcatttatttttttatatctttaaaaaattacaatattgttttaaaacattttttttaattattaaataaaaaaattatcgagACTAATCGGACCCAGCTATTGGTAagaatagtttttttctttttcaatttcaatgacTTTATCAGGGTACCCTCGATGTCTTCAACTTAAGAGGATTGACACATGCATGATCACTGTGGTCTGAATGTGACGACTGTCTCAAGTGTCTTGTTTATAGGACAAATGGGCACAGATGTGCGACATGCAAGCATTGATCGTCGACAAAGCATCACTCTCTGCCATGTTAGAGAATGGGGTCCCAGTCAGGGTTCTATGGATTTTTGTGTCTCATTCGGACTATTGAGAATGATATGGCTCAGATCTCAACAGCAGTGGGACCTTTTCCTCCATGTGAAACCCACGCCTCTGATTTGTCCCAGAGAATCTTGAAAAACCTTCTCATCAGTATTATCCTCATCCTATCCTTGTATTTTCATGTGACATCcacaaagattatatatatatatatatatatttaacagaACTTTTTCTATATCTTAACAATTACTTTCAACTGCACCCCTAAAACGAAAAGGAACCTCATAAAGATGGATTCTGATGATTTGGAGTACAATGATTGTTCAGCGTAAGCATGTCAAGATGTTCTGCAACTTCACAGAGCTCCTCACAGGAATCCATGGATAGTCTTTGCTTGCTTTACTGTTTCTGAATGCCATTCTATTATAAACCAACACGTGAAAATCGGAATCAGAGAGGATGATGTATTGTTTCAGTCTAATTATTACGAAAGTAGAAAGTTTTCAGAAGCCATGGATAAGTAAAGGGAAAGAAAGAGCATGTTGATCACCGTGGTCCAGATCATTTCACTTTGCAATGCAACTCCATTTTCCTCTAATTGGCTTCAAGTAATAAGTACTGAGAAAAGTAATTTAAAAAGTATTaggttataaattaaatattaaattttattttttgaagataaGTAATGATTTAAATGAAAGAATAGTGATTTgtacaaatacaaaaaacagTAGATCTACTGTAAAAAAAGGGCGGTGCTATATACAGTCTTCTTTAGAGGACTGTATTGCAGTTCTAGTGTCTAAAATGACTAGATTGTCCACATTTTTAGACTTGAAATTACTACTTTACCCCTCCTTCTGCTAAAACCAAAAGCTATGATAACATTTGACTTTCTGAAATACTCCTGCGCCCAGACCAATCTCCATGGATGGAAAAACCACCTCTACCATCAATGGCGTCACATACTCAaggtttgttttctttccccTTTCCTCCACTATCAACAAAACATGTTGTTTGTTTTCGTTCCATTTtcctcaagtttttttttttttttggggtctCAAGCTCTACTTCACTCGTTTCTCATTTCTTCCATTTTAGTCATGCAGTTCTTGTTTCTCATAGTTCTTCCATTTCGTTCCCTGGgtctcaagtttttttttttttttaggtctcGAGCTCTACTTCACTCGTTTCTCatgatttctttcatttttggtcTCATTTGCAGTTCTTGTTTTCTAGGAAACGAGAAGGGAGATCGATTGCAAGGATAGTAGTCATGCTTTTGCAAATCACTTGCTCGAGTTTCACTCATATGTGGAAATAAATGAATACTATGTACTAATTAGTGAGACATCAAGAATTAGCAAGGGGATTTACCAGAACCAAATACAAACACattctataatttttatctGTATCTGAAGAAGAAAGGGGATTTATTCTTCTCTGAGGAAGAGGACGACGACGCAGCATACGATGGGGAGAGTTGATGACCATGGCGACGGGGTGAGGGGGACCGATTTCATCTAGGTATGGGGAGCGATTTCATCTGGGCGAGGGGAGGCAATTTCATCTATGTATGGAGCGTTTTGGTTTCATGTAATGAAACGCAAcgttttatttaataatgaaaCACTGCATTTCATCATGCTTGGAACGGGGATTGCAATAAGAATTTCTCAAAAAAGTATAAaacaaatcatatttttctcGTGGGGCCCACTTTTTACAAAGGTTAACGTTTTGCTTTATCTAACGTTACATTTTAATCAAAGGGCTTTGCTAGacgcagtcggcaaatgcagtcaGCATGTAGTCGGCTatacagaataaataaataaaaaatataaaattttttttttcatggttgtacagaatgaataaaaaaaagttataaaaataatttttttttttcatatagatcccatattaattcatttttttcaaagcgactgcacaccgactgcatttgccgactgcacaaatcattccTCTTAATAAAATGAAGGTTATTGGACCCAAAAGTTAATAAGagtgttataatataaataaataattaaattaatttagttcttctcatcaatttaaattttggaaacaagtgatgatttaaaaaaaatgcttattTCAGTGTAATTACACAAACTCCATCATTGTTCTTATTTATATGATTGAAGTCATGAGGTAaaagagggggaaaaaaaaaattaagcatgTTGGTTAATAAGATTTCCACTGAAATCTTATGTGGATATAGTATTCTCCATTGGATTCTTCAGAAACATATGATCAGTTCATTCCATATTTCCATGCATGTGCAACAGGATTTGATGAGCAACCCTTAATCTGTCTTCATTCAGATGATCTTGACAAAGAGTCGTTAAACAAATAGTTAATCATGTATAGCATGTGATTCCACATTGTTATGGAGGTGGACAAAATGATACAatcttgcatatatatatatatataaagtattcCCGACTGGCCAGATGATCAGATATATCAGGGTACAAAGaaagattcttttttttaggTACCGGTCGAAGCTACCATTCCTTCACATAGATTACATCAATATTTGTTTGATATGCCTAAAATCAATATGTGAATTAGCTCCTGATATTTATATAGTATTAGGTGCGCTTACTATAAGAGCAAATTTGCATGTCATCACATGACATGGGAATTTGATTTTGGGTTAAGTTGTGCTTTttatacataaattattatatattcattttaaatattcacCCCAAATTATTAAAAGTTCTGTCTGAACAATCATGTTCTAATCATGGCTCAATGAAGCATATACATTGCTAAGAGCttaaatttaactatatataatatttttgagtaATGCAA contains:
- the LOC122311604 gene encoding protein SODIUM POTASSIUM ROOT DEFECTIVE 2-like, whose translation is MADMQIVPASKNVEAQYVEMMVPLYSYGCEKKIKKTLSHLKGIYSVNVDYNQQKVTVWGICNKYNVLATIRGKRKEARFWNPEDNMIKILEESSQPPSSPPPNSTSLRSDFKHSLALSAMARSLSWKTWRKVFTRSYSF